The Halopseudomonas sabulinigri genome window below encodes:
- a CDS encoding Tex family protein, translating into MQSIAARIAAELSVRPEQVEATVGLLDEGASVPFIARYRKEVTGSLDDTQLRYLEERLRYLRELEDRRAAVLSSIAEQDKLTPELERDIRQADTKTRLEDLYLPYKPKRRTKGQIAIEAGLEPLAEALYADPTLDPEAQAAAYIDADKGVADSKAALDGAKYILMERFSENAALLDKLRRALREEGRVVSRLVAGKEQEGAKFSDYFEYDEPLAKVPSHRALAILRGRNEGVLSIALELGDEAPVVGAMHPCEGIIAQAVEIDNQGRAADKWLAEVVRWTWRVKLLGHLETELLGELREGAEDEAIRVFASNLKDLLLSAPAGPRITLGLDPGLRTGVKVVVVDATGKLLDTATIFPHAPRNDWDRSLATLAALCSQHQVSLIAVGNGTASRETDKLAAELIKLCSGQAMQKVMVSEAGASVYSASELAAKEFPDLDVTYRGAVSIARRLQDPLAELVKIEPKAIGVGQYQHDVSQVKLARGLDAVVEDCVNAVGVDLNTASAALLTRVSGLNPSIAQNIVDYRDQHGAFQNRKQLLKVSRLGDKTFEQAAGFLRVMNGDNPLDASAVHPEAYPLVTRIAEETGRDVRGLIGDSAFLRKLEPARYTDEHFGVPTITDILKELDKPGRDPRPEFKAAEFQEGVESLKDLKPGMTLEGVVTNVANFGAFVDIGVHQDGLVHISMLSEQFIKDPRDVVKAGDIVKVKVMEVDIPRQRISLSMRLNDSPPAAGDKSESPAERSRARNQGNKHNAKTNSQAKPSPEGTFASLFANAKKKR; encoded by the coding sequence GCAGAGTATTGCCGCACGCATCGCCGCCGAACTGTCGGTGCGTCCCGAACAAGTAGAGGCCACCGTTGGCCTGCTGGATGAAGGCGCCAGTGTTCCCTTTATCGCCCGTTACCGCAAGGAAGTCACCGGTAGCCTGGATGATACCCAGCTGCGTTACCTGGAAGAGCGTCTGCGCTATCTGCGTGAACTCGAGGATCGCCGCGCCGCGGTGCTGTCGAGCATCGCCGAGCAGGACAAGCTCACCCCCGAGCTGGAGCGCGACATCCGCCAGGCCGACACCAAGACCCGGCTGGAAGATCTCTACCTGCCCTACAAGCCCAAACGCCGCACCAAGGGCCAGATCGCCATTGAGGCCGGCCTGGAACCATTGGCCGAGGCGCTCTACGCCGACCCCACGCTGGACCCGGAAGCCCAGGCGGCTGCCTATATTGATGCCGACAAGGGCGTGGCCGACAGCAAGGCCGCACTGGACGGCGCCAAGTACATTCTGATGGAGCGCTTCAGCGAGAATGCCGCGCTGCTCGACAAGCTGCGCCGCGCGTTGCGCGAAGAGGGCCGCGTGGTCTCGCGTCTGGTGGCCGGCAAGGAGCAGGAAGGCGCCAAGTTCAGCGACTATTTCGAGTATGACGAACCGCTGGCCAAGGTGCCCTCGCACCGCGCGCTGGCCATTTTGCGTGGGCGCAACGAGGGCGTGTTGAGCATTGCCCTGGAGTTGGGCGACGAGGCCCCGGTAGTCGGCGCCATGCACCCGTGCGAAGGCATCATTGCGCAGGCGGTCGAGATCGATAATCAGGGCCGCGCGGCAGACAAGTGGCTGGCCGAGGTGGTCCGTTGGACCTGGCGAGTGAAGTTGCTTGGCCACCTGGAAACCGAGCTGCTGGGCGAGCTGCGTGAAGGCGCCGAAGATGAGGCCATCCGTGTCTTCGCCAGCAACCTCAAGGACCTGCTGTTGTCGGCACCGGCGGGCCCGCGCATTACCCTGGGGCTGGATCCCGGGCTGCGCACCGGCGTCAAGGTCGTAGTAGTGGATGCCACCGGCAAGCTGTTGGATACCGCGACCATCTTCCCGCATGCGCCGCGTAACGACTGGGATCGCTCTCTGGCGACCCTGGCCGCGCTGTGCAGCCAGCACCAGGTCAGCCTGATTGCCGTGGGTAACGGCACAGCCTCGCGCGAGACCGACAAGCTGGCCGCCGAGCTGATCAAGCTGTGCAGCGGCCAGGCCATGCAGAAGGTGATGGTGTCGGAGGCAGGCGCATCGGTGTATTCCGCGTCGGAGCTGGCTGCCAAGGAATTCCCTGACCTGGACGTGACCTACCGCGGCGCCGTGTCTATCGCCCGTCGCCTGCAGGATCCGCTGGCCGAGCTGGTGAAGATCGAACCCAAGGCCATCGGCGTGGGCCAGTATCAGCACGACGTATCGCAGGTGAAACTGGCGCGCGGACTGGATGCCGTGGTCGAAGACTGTGTGAACGCCGTGGGGGTGGACCTCAACACGGCATCGGCGGCGCTGCTGACCCGCGTGTCAGGCCTTAACCCGAGCATCGCGCAGAACATTGTCGACTACCGCGACCAGCACGGTGCCTTCCAGAACCGCAAGCAGTTGCTCAAAGTCAGCCGTCTGGGTGACAAGACCTTCGAGCAGGCGGCGGGCTTCCTGCGCGTAATGAACGGCGACAACCCGCTGGACGCCTCTGCGGTGCACCCGGAGGCTTATCCGCTGGTGACCCGCATCGCCGAGGAAACCGGCCGCGATGTGCGTGGCCTGATCGGCGATTCGGCCTTCCTGCGCAAGCTGGAACCGGCGCGCTATACCGACGAGCACTTTGGTGTGCCCACGATCACCGACATACTCAAGGAGCTGGACAAGCCCGGCCGCGACCCGCGCCCGGAGTTCAAGGCTGCCGAGTTCCAGGAGGGCGTGGAAAGCCTCAAGGACCTCAAGCCCGGCATGACCCTGGAAGGCGTGGTCACCAACGTTGCCAACTTTGGTGCCTTTGTCGACATCGGTGTGCATCAGGACGGCCTGGTGCATATCTCCATGCTCTCGGAGCAGTTCATCAAGGACCCGCGCGACGTGGTCAAGGCCGGCGACATCGTCAAGGTCAAGGTGATGGAGGTGGACATCCCGCGTCAGCGCATCAGCCTGAGTATGCGCCTGAACGATAGCCCGCCCGCGGCGGGAGACAAGAGCGAGTCGCCCGCCGAGCGCAGCCGCGCTCGCAACCAGGGCAACAAACACAACGCCAAAACCAACAGCCAGGCCAAACCCTCGCCCGAGGGCACTTTCGCCAGCCTGTTTGCCAATGCGAAAAAGAAAAGGTGA
- a CDS encoding PaaI family thioesterase — protein sequence MSDLHPALAAFAAQRTSEFTALVGIEFAAIERGSCTLRLPIGDKHFNSTKRVHGGVVFTLLDSAMGAAAFSVLEAHESTATIECKINYTRAVVGGELECTGKVVHAGTRTIVVDGEVWQEGALVAKCLGTFARL from the coding sequence ATGAGCGACTTACACCCGGCACTGGCGGCGTTTGCCGCGCAACGTACCAGCGAGTTTACCGCTTTGGTGGGTATCGAATTTGCTGCTATCGAGCGTGGCAGCTGCACCCTGCGTTTGCCGATTGGCGATAAACATTTCAACTCGACCAAACGAGTGCACGGCGGTGTGGTCTTTACTCTGCTGGATTCGGCCATGGGCGCCGCTGCTTTCAGTGTGCTTGAGGCGCATGAAAGTACCGCGACCATCGAATGCAAGATCAACTACACTCGCGCGGTAGTCGGCGGCGAGCTGGAATGCACCGGCAAGGTAGTGCACGCCGGTACGCGTACCATTGTGGTCGACGGCGAGGTCTGGCAGGAGGGCGCGCTGGTCGCCAAATGCCTGGGCACCTTTGCCCGCCTGTAA
- the gshA gene encoding glutamate--cysteine ligase yields MSPTLSERLGLLRDPALAALLTDCRHGIEKESLRVTAEGVLVHSVHPAGLGSALTHPSITTDYSEALIELITPVSRSIDELFGNLDEVHRFTYSQLGDERLWNQSMPCRLPATDNEIPIAWYGTSNVGTLKHVYRRGLAIRYGKAMQCIAGVHYNFSLPPALWALLREREQDLRSEQDYQSERYFALIRNFRRYAWLLMYLFGASPAVCASFLQGRDHRLQSLGEKSLYLPYATSLRMSDLGYNNNAQSGLNICYNSLDNYIASMLDAISLPYAPYAKLGTHDAQGEWQQLNTNLLQIENEFYSPIRPKRVAQSGEKPVHALAERGVEYIEVRCLDIDPFAPLGVDPATAHFMDSFLLFCALQDSPQLEDGECQATADNFNLTVKRGREPGLQLQDGGQARSLAEWGDALLDSIAACAEALDSAHDSQDFSASIAEQREKLADASRTPSARVLAAISEQGDSFFRFALAQSEEHNRYFRARPLAAEEQARCEAIAAKSVAEQQEIEASDNIDFDTYVDRYLSQRV; encoded by the coding sequence TTGTCACCAACGCTGAGTGAACGTCTGGGCCTGCTGCGCGATCCAGCGCTGGCGGCCCTGCTGACCGATTGCCGCCACGGCATCGAAAAGGAAAGCCTGCGGGTAACTGCAGAAGGGGTGTTGGTGCACAGTGTGCACCCGGCGGGGCTGGGCTCGGCGCTGACCCACCCGAGCATCACTACCGACTATTCCGAGGCGCTGATCGAGCTGATCACCCCGGTCAGCCGCAGTATCGATGAGCTGTTTGGCAACCTGGATGAAGTGCACCGCTTTACCTATAGCCAGCTCGGTGACGAGCGGCTATGGAATCAGTCCATGCCGTGCCGACTGCCGGCCACCGACAACGAGATCCCGATTGCCTGGTACGGCACCTCCAATGTCGGCACGCTCAAGCATGTCTATCGCCGTGGCCTGGCCATCCGTTACGGCAAGGCGATGCAGTGTATTGCCGGGGTGCATTACAACTTTTCGCTGCCACCGGCGCTCTGGGCGCTGCTGCGCGAGCGCGAGCAGGACCTGCGCAGCGAGCAGGATTACCAATCCGAGCGCTATTTCGCACTGATCCGTAATTTCCGTCGCTACGCCTGGCTGCTGATGTACCTGTTCGGCGCCTCGCCGGCGGTCTGTGCCAGTTTCCTGCAGGGCCGTGATCATCGCCTGCAAAGTCTCGGCGAAAAGAGCCTGTATCTGCCGTACGCCACCAGCCTGCGCATGAGCGATCTGGGCTACAACAACAACGCCCAGTCAGGCCTGAACATCTGCTACAACAGCCTGGATAACTACATCGCCAGCATGCTGGATGCTATCAGCCTGCCGTACGCGCCCTACGCCAAGTTGGGTACGCATGACGCCCAGGGCGAGTGGCAGCAACTGAATACCAACCTGCTGCAGATCGAAAACGAATTCTACAGCCCGATTCGGCCCAAGCGCGTGGCGCAAAGCGGCGAAAAGCCGGTGCATGCCTTGGCCGAGCGGGGCGTCGAGTACATCGAGGTACGTTGCCTGGATATCGACCCCTTCGCGCCCCTGGGCGTGGACCCGGCGACGGCGCACTTCATGGACAGCTTCCTGCTGTTCTGTGCCTTGCAGGACAGCCCTCAGCTGGAAGATGGCGAGTGCCAGGCGACCGCTGACAACTTCAATCTGACGGTCAAGCGTGGCCGTGAGCCGGGTCTGCAGCTGCAGGATGGCGGGCAGGCGCGCAGTTTGGCCGAGTGGGGTGACGCGCTGCTAGACAGCATCGCCGCCTGTGCCGAAGCGCTCGACAGCGCGCATGACAGCCAGGACTTCAGCGCCAGTATTGCCGAGCAGCGCGAGAAACTGGCTGATGCCAGCCGAACGCCGTCCGCGCGGGTGCTGGCAGCTATCAGTGAGCAGGGGGATAGTTTTTTCCGCTTTGCTCTGGCCCAGTCTGAGGAGCACAACCGTTACTTCCGGGCGCGGCCGTTGGCGGCCGAGGAACAGGCGCGTTGCGAGGCGATTGCCGCCAAGTCGGTGGCGGAGCAACAAGAGATTGAAGCGAGCGACAACATCGACTTTGACACCTATGTCGATCGCTACCTGAGTCAGCGGGTCTGA
- a CDS encoding flagellar basal body-associated FliL family protein: protein MLRRHLPLLFLVAALLPLSASAEEEEASPASTTAYVEMKPSFVGTIGTGPRIQYLKADVALRTEDPAAVAKIEYHDPLIRNALVTLFARQTVDDLVSLEGKEALRARALEAVQTVLTEEEGAPLVDDLLFTNLIVQ, encoded by the coding sequence ATGCTACGCAGACACCTTCCCTTGCTGTTCCTCGTTGCCGCCCTGCTGCCGCTCAGCGCCAGCGCGGAAGAGGAAGAAGCCAGCCCCGCCAGCACTACCGCCTACGTGGAGATGAAACCTTCGTTTGTCGGCACCATCGGCACCGGACCACGGATTCAGTACCTCAAAGCCGATGTTGCGCTGCGCACTGAAGACCCGGCGGCCGTCGCCAAGATTGAGTACCACGATCCGCTGATCCGCAACGCACTGGTGACCCTGTTCGCCCGTCAGACCGTCGACGATCTGGTTTCGCTGGAAGGCAAGGAGGCGTTACGCGCCCGCGCACTCGAAGCGGTGCAGACGGTATTAACCGAGGAAGAAGGTGCGCCGCTGGTAGATGACCTGCTGTTTACCAACCTGATCGTACAGTAA
- a CDS encoding NADPH:quinone oxidoreductase family protein, protein MKAVLCKAYGPASSLVLEETADPVAKPNEVVIDIHAAGVNFPDTLIIEGKYQVKPPFPFSPGGEAAGVVASVGDKVKHLKVGDRVMGLTGFGSFAEKVATDAMRVLPMPDDMDYVTASGFSMTYGTSMHALKQRGDLQPGETLLVLGASGGVGLAAVEIGKAMGARVIAAASSAEKLEVAKAAGADELINYSEVSLKDAVKELTNGQGADVIYDPVGGDLFDQAVRSINWKGRLLVVGFASGRIPEFPINLALLKGSSIVGVFWGAFAAREPQANLENFQQLFAWHSEGKLKPLVSKTYELNQYEDALNILSSRQAVGKVVVKTR, encoded by the coding sequence ATGAAAGCTGTTCTATGCAAAGCCTATGGTCCTGCCAGCAGCCTGGTACTGGAAGAAACTGCTGATCCGGTTGCCAAGCCCAACGAAGTCGTTATCGATATTCATGCCGCCGGCGTTAACTTCCCTGACACCCTGATCATCGAGGGCAAGTATCAGGTCAAGCCACCCTTCCCGTTTTCTCCGGGTGGTGAAGCGGCCGGCGTGGTCGCCAGCGTCGGCGACAAGGTCAAGCACCTGAAAGTCGGTGACCGCGTCATGGGTCTGACCGGCTTTGGCAGCTTTGCCGAAAAGGTCGCTACCGACGCCATGCGTGTGCTGCCGATGCCCGATGATATGGACTACGTGACCGCCTCCGGCTTCAGCATGACCTACGGCACCTCCATGCACGCACTCAAGCAGCGCGGCGATCTGCAGCCGGGTGAGACCCTGCTGGTGCTGGGCGCCTCTGGTGGTGTGGGCCTGGCCGCAGTAGAGATTGGCAAGGCCATGGGCGCGCGCGTGATTGCCGCCGCCTCCAGCGCCGAGAAGCTCGAAGTGGCCAAGGCTGCGGGTGCTGACGAACTGATCAATTACAGCGAAGTCAGCCTCAAGGATGCGGTCAAGGAGCTGACCAACGGCCAGGGCGCTGACGTGATCTACGATCCGGTCGGTGGCGACCTGTTTGACCAAGCGGTACGCAGCATCAACTGGAAAGGCCGTCTGCTGGTGGTTGGCTTTGCCAGCGGCCGTATCCCGGAGTTCCCGATCAACCTGGCGCTGCTTAAGGGCTCCTCCATCGTTGGCGTGTTCTGGGGTGCCTTTGCCGCGCGCGAGCCGCAGGCCAACCTGGAGAACTTCCAGCAGCTGTTTGCCTGGCACAGTGAGGGCAAGCTAAAGCCGCTGGTGTCCAAGACCTATGAGCTGAACCAGTATGAAGACGCGCTGAACATCCTCAGTTCACGTCAGGCGGTTGGCAAGGTGGTCGTTAAGACCCGCTAA
- the trmL gene encoding tRNA (uridine(34)/cytosine(34)/5-carboxymethylaminomethyluridine(34)-2'-O)-methyltransferase TrmL: MFHIALLEPEIPPNTGNIIRLCANTGCQLHLIEPLGFELDDKRLRRAGLDYHEFAAVKTYPNLDACLQAVEPNRVFALSTKGTQNFSEVQFAAGDLFLFGPESRGLPVEVREALPADQVLRIPMRPDSRSLNLSNSAAILIYEAWRQLGYGGAL; this comes from the coding sequence ATGTTTCATATCGCCCTGCTTGAACCCGAAATTCCGCCCAATACCGGCAACATCATTCGCTTGTGCGCCAATACCGGCTGCCAACTTCACCTGATCGAACCGCTGGGCTTTGAGCTGGATGACAAGCGCCTGCGCCGGGCGGGGCTGGATTACCACGAGTTTGCCGCGGTCAAAACCTATCCCAACCTCGATGCCTGCCTGCAAGCGGTGGAACCCAATCGCGTTTTTGCCTTGAGTACCAAGGGCACGCAGAACTTCAGCGAGGTTCAGTTCGCTGCCGGTGACCTGTTTCTGTTCGGCCCAGAGAGTCGCGGCCTACCAGTTGAGGTGCGTGAGGCGTTGCCCGCGGACCAGGTGCTGCGCATCCCCATGCGCCCTGACAGCCGCAGCCTGAATCTGTCGAACAGCGCAGCAATTCTTATTTATGAAGCGTGGCGACAGCTGGGGTATGGGGGCGCGCTTTAG
- the ntrC gene encoding nitrogen regulation protein NR(I): protein MTRSPNRAENVWIVDDDRSIRWVLEKALQQEGMEPVSFDSADAALSRLQRQHPDVLISDIRMPGTSGLDLLASIRERHPKLPVIIMTAHSDLDSAVASYQGGAFEYLPKPFDVDEAVALVRRALAHTYEQESQEEELDQTRTPEIIGEAPAMQEVFRAIGRLSHSNITVLINGESGTGKELVAHALHRHSPRARNPFIALNMAAIPKDLMESELFGHEKGAFTGASVQRRGRFEQADGGTLFLDEIGDMPAETQTRLLRVLADGEFYRVGGHTPIKVDVRIIAATHQNLEGLVQAGKFREDLFHRLNVIRIHIPKLAERREDIPALAQHFLAKAAQELAVEPKVLKQQTQDYLRNLPWPGNVRQLENTCRWITVMASSREVLIEDLPPEMLTQHQDSAPDGHWEHGLRTWADQELARGVTNLLDIAVPAFERIMIETALKHTAGRRRDAAQLLGWGRNTLTRKIKELGMNVDGSDDDESE, encoded by the coding sequence ATGACCCGCTCACCCAATCGTGCTGAAAATGTCTGGATCGTCGATGACGATCGCTCCATTCGCTGGGTTCTGGAGAAGGCCCTGCAACAGGAAGGCATGGAGCCGGTGAGCTTCGACAGCGCAGACGCCGCTCTGTCACGCCTGCAGCGCCAACACCCGGATGTGCTGATCAGTGATATCCGCATGCCCGGCACCAGCGGTCTTGATCTGCTGGCCAGCATTCGTGAACGCCACCCCAAGCTGCCGGTGATCATCATGACGGCGCACTCGGACCTCGACAGCGCGGTCGCCTCTTACCAGGGTGGCGCGTTCGAGTACCTGCCCAAGCCCTTTGACGTCGACGAAGCCGTAGCCCTGGTACGCCGCGCACTGGCCCACACCTACGAACAGGAATCGCAGGAAGAGGAGCTGGATCAGACCCGGACGCCGGAAATCATTGGCGAAGCCCCGGCCATGCAGGAAGTGTTTCGCGCCATCGGCCGGCTTTCCCATTCCAATATCACCGTGCTGATCAACGGCGAATCCGGTACCGGTAAAGAACTGGTGGCGCACGCGCTGCACCGCCATAGCCCGCGCGCGCGCAACCCCTTCATTGCCCTGAACATGGCCGCAATCCCCAAGGATCTGATGGAGTCCGAGCTGTTCGGCCACGAGAAAGGCGCCTTTACCGGCGCCAGCGTGCAGCGCCGCGGCCGCTTTGAGCAGGCCGATGGCGGCACTCTGTTTCTCGATGAAATCGGCGACATGCCAGCGGAAACCCAGACCCGATTGCTACGCGTACTGGCCGATGGCGAGTTTTACCGCGTGGGCGGACACACGCCGATCAAGGTCGACGTGCGCATCATCGCCGCTACCCACCAGAATCTCGAAGGCCTGGTACAGGCCGGCAAGTTCCGTGAGGATCTATTCCACCGCCTCAACGTGATTCGCATCCATATTCCCAAGCTGGCCGAACGCCGCGAAGACATCCCGGCACTGGCCCAGCACTTTCTGGCCAAGGCAGCGCAGGAGCTGGCCGTTGAACCCAAGGTGCTCAAACAGCAAACCCAGGACTACCTGCGCAACCTGCCGTGGCCGGGCAACGTACGCCAGCTGGAAAACACCTGCCGCTGGATCACCGTCATGGCCTCCAGCCGCGAGGTGTTGATAGAAGACCTGCCCCCAGAAATGCTCACCCAGCACCAGGACAGTGCGCCGGATGGCCACTGGGAGCACGGTTTGCGCACCTGGGCCGACCAGGAACTGGCCCGCGGCGTGACCAACCTGCTGGACATTGCGGTACCCGCGTTCGAGCGCATCATGATCGAAACGGCCCTCAAACACACCGCCGGCAGACGCCGCGATGCCGCGCAGTTACTGGGCTGGGGCCGCAACACCCTGACCCGCAAGATCAAGGAACTGGGCATGAATGTGGACGGCTCCGACGACGACGAAAGCGAATAA
- the glnL gene encoding nitrogen regulation protein NR(II), protein MLPDRFLRQILDNLTTAVLLLDGDLRLSFMNPAAEMLLAVSGQRVFQQPVSELFTDTAAALESLHNAVENAHPFTKREAQLSLTNGQTLMVDYSVTPIMAANRNWLLIELYPRDRLLRITKEEAQLSKQEVTKVLVRGLAHEIKNPLGGIRGAAQLLARELPEESLKDYTDVIIEEADRLRNLVDSMLGPYRPPALRPINIHEITERVCSLIEAETQGVLKLKRDYDPSIPDINADREQLIQALLNIVRNAMQAIAEHRPLEQGCITLRTRALRQFTIGQTRYRLVCRLEVIDNGPGIPSDIVESIFYPMVSGRAEGTGLGLSITQNIIGQHQGLIECDSEPGCTTFTLFLPLEKDISD, encoded by the coding sequence ATGCTGCCTGATCGATTTTTACGCCAGATCCTCGACAACCTGACCACCGCCGTGCTCTTGCTCGATGGCGACTTGCGCCTGAGCTTCATGAACCCGGCGGCGGAAATGTTGCTGGCAGTCAGCGGCCAACGGGTGTTCCAGCAGCCGGTGAGTGAACTGTTTACCGACACCGCCGCCGCTCTGGAATCACTCCACAACGCGGTAGAGAACGCCCACCCCTTTACCAAGCGCGAAGCGCAGCTGAGTTTGACCAACGGGCAGACGCTGATGGTGGATTACTCGGTAACCCCCATCATGGCTGCTAATCGTAACTGGCTGCTGATCGAGCTATACCCGCGTGATCGGCTGCTGCGCATTACCAAGGAAGAGGCGCAACTGTCCAAGCAGGAAGTCACCAAGGTGCTGGTACGCGGCCTGGCCCACGAGATCAAGAACCCACTGGGCGGGATTCGCGGCGCGGCGCAGTTATTGGCCCGCGAGCTGCCGGAGGAGTCGCTCAAGGACTACACCGACGTCATCATCGAAGAGGCTGACCGCCTGCGCAATCTGGTCGACAGCATGCTCGGGCCCTATCGCCCCCCGGCGCTGCGCCCGATCAACATTCATGAGATCACCGAGCGGGTTTGCAGCCTGATCGAGGCCGAAACCCAGGGCGTACTCAAGCTCAAGCGCGACTATGACCCCAGCATCCCGGACATCAATGCCGACCGCGAGCAGCTGATTCAGGCGCTGCTCAATATCGTCCGTAACGCCATGCAGGCAATTGCCGAGCACCGCCCGCTGGAGCAGGGCTGTATTACCCTGCGTACCCGGGCGCTGCGCCAGTTCACCATCGGCCAGACCCGCTACCGCCTGGTCTGCCGCCTGGAAGTGATCGACAACGGCCCCGGCATCCCCTCGGACATCGTCGAAAGCATCTTTTACCCGATGGTCAGTGGCCGCGCCGAAGGCACTGGCCTGGGGCTGTCGATCACGCAGAACATCATCGGCCAGCATCAGGGCCTGATCGAATGTGACAGCGAACCGGGCTGCACCACCTTCACCCTGTTCCTGCCGTTGGAAAAGGACATAAGTGACTGA
- a CDS encoding DUF4124 domain-containing protein — MLKKSGIALSLLLLSGISVSAAASDVYTWTDEQGNRIYSDQPNPKSTKVEVGPTNSIEPPKPIPAFESRNNDNSNASTSAASSAGYRSLTITSPPNDTAVRANDGNITLTVSVDPPLRMGSLLRAQVDGNLNEQAIPGSGQPTATLTLPNLDRGSHEVSAVIMDTKGQVLLSSEPVTIHVQRTSLNQPGRVGNPNQAPMAPAAPTAPNVPKPPANPGSN; from the coding sequence ATGTTGAAAAAGTCAGGCATTGCCCTGTCGCTGCTATTACTCAGCGGCATCAGCGTCAGTGCGGCAGCCAGCGATGTGTATACGTGGACGGACGAACAGGGCAATCGGATTTACTCTGATCAGCCCAACCCCAAGTCCACCAAAGTCGAGGTTGGCCCCACCAACAGCATCGAGCCGCCCAAGCCTATTCCGGCGTTCGAATCCCGCAACAACGATAACAGCAACGCAAGCACCAGCGCCGCCAGCAGCGCCGGATACCGCAGCCTGACCATTACCAGCCCCCCCAACGATACCGCCGTGCGGGCCAACGATGGCAACATAACCCTCACCGTGAGCGTAGATCCGCCGCTGCGCATGGGCAGCCTGTTGCGCGCCCAGGTCGATGGCAACTTGAATGAACAGGCGATTCCCGGCAGCGGCCAACCTACCGCCACCCTGACCCTGCCGAACCTGGATCGCGGCAGCCACGAGGTGAGCGCCGTGATCATGGACACCAAAGGACAGGTACTGCTGTCCAGCGAGCCGGTCACCATCCACGTCCAGCGCACCTCGTTGAATCAGCCTGGCCGGGTGGGCAACCCGAATCAGGCGCCGATGGCGCCCGCAGCGCCTACCGCACCGAACGTGCCCAAGCCACCCGCGAACCCCGGCAGTAATTAA